A DNA window from Longimicrobiaceae bacterium contains the following coding sequences:
- a CDS encoding CDC48 family AAA ATPase: MAESEERVVRLQVAGTKPEDAGKGVARLGRRAFETLGIQEGEIIAIQGKRLTAAIGLNPYPEDVGVEVIRLDGLQRANADVTMGDMVEVRKADVRPARRITIAPGQKNVRLSGSPELLRRTLFRRPLVAGDHISTAVYQRTLSPSAAGRYPEDIFKTFLQQPAFALQEIRLIVVSTLPRGIVQVAEDTEIELLPEYTEPEEMRRTDVTYDDIGGLGDSIEQVREMIELPLKHPELFNRLGIDPPKGVLLHGPPGTGKTLLARAVANEADAEFFSIAGPEIMGRHYGESEERLREVFQQAQEKAPSIIFIDEIDSIAPKRSEVTGELERRVVAQLLTLMDGLQPRQNVVVIGATNRVNAIDEALRRPGRFDREIVIGVPDQQGRREVIAIHTRGMPLAEDVSIDELARVTFGFVGADLSALTREAAIEALRRTLPQIDLDRNEIPPEVLENLRVYRNDFLNALKRVQPSAMREIMIQVPDVSWDDIGGLDEAKETLREGIELPLKHPEAFRRLGIRPANGFLLYGPPGTGKTLLAKAVARESEANFIATKSSDLLSKWYGESEQQIARLFQRARQVAPTVIFIDEIDSLVPQRGGMLGEPAVTERVVNTLLAEMDGLEELRGVVVIGATNRPTLLDPALLRPGRFDELVYVPVPGVEGRLQILKIHTSGMPLDDDVDLQRLADATRGYTGADLEDLVRRAGLLALRESLEIERVPMRLFEAALKDTRASVTPEMEKEYEELADSLKREYPRGRTIGFQAAMEAAAARS; the protein is encoded by the coding sequence ATGGCCGAGAGCGAAGAGCGGGTAGTCCGGCTCCAGGTGGCCGGCACGAAGCCGGAAGATGCCGGCAAGGGGGTGGCCCGATTGGGACGCCGCGCGTTCGAGACGCTGGGGATCCAGGAGGGGGAGATCATCGCGATCCAGGGAAAGCGGCTCACAGCCGCGATCGGCCTCAACCCCTACCCCGAGGACGTCGGCGTGGAGGTCATTCGTCTGGACGGCCTACAGCGCGCAAATGCGGATGTCACCATGGGCGACATGGTGGAGGTGCGGAAGGCGGACGTCCGTCCGGCGCGGCGGATCACCATCGCCCCCGGACAGAAGAACGTGCGGCTCTCCGGGTCGCCGGAACTGCTGCGTCGCACGCTCTTCCGCCGGCCGCTGGTCGCGGGCGACCACATCTCCACCGCCGTCTACCAGCGCACCCTCAGCCCCTCCGCCGCCGGTCGGTACCCGGAGGACATCTTCAAGACCTTCCTACAGCAGCCTGCCTTCGCACTCCAGGAGATCCGGCTGATCGTGGTCTCCACCCTGCCCCGCGGCATCGTGCAGGTGGCGGAGGACACCGAGATCGAGCTCCTCCCGGAGTACACGGAGCCGGAGGAGATGCGTCGCACAGACGTCACCTACGACGATATCGGAGGTCTCGGCGACAGCATCGAGCAGGTGCGGGAGATGATCGAGTTGCCGCTGAAGCATCCGGAGCTCTTCAATCGGCTGGGGATCGATCCGCCCAAGGGGGTCCTTCTCCATGGTCCACCAGGCACCGGGAAGACGCTCCTGGCGCGGGCCGTCGCCAACGAGGCCGACGCGGAGTTCTTCAGCATCGCGGGCCCGGAGATCATGGGGCGCCACTACGGGGAGTCGGAGGAGCGGCTTCGGGAGGTCTTTCAGCAGGCCCAGGAGAAGGCCCCCTCCATCATCTTCATCGACGAGATCGATTCGATCGCCCCCAAGCGCTCCGAGGTCACCGGAGAGCTCGAGCGACGGGTCGTGGCTCAGCTACTCACCCTCATGGATGGCCTGCAGCCGCGCCAGAACGTGGTGGTGATCGGTGCCACCAACCGCGTGAACGCGATCGACGAGGCACTCCGGCGACCCGGCCGCTTCGACCGCGAGATCGTCATCGGCGTGCCCGACCAGCAGGGACGGCGGGAGGTGATCGCCATCCATACGCGCGGCATGCCGCTGGCCGAGGACGTCAGCATCGACGAGCTGGCGCGCGTCACCTTCGGGTTCGTCGGCGCGGACCTCTCGGCCCTCACCCGGGAGGCCGCCATTGAGGCGCTGCGCCGTACCCTGCCTCAGATCGACCTCGATCGCAACGAGATCCCGCCGGAGGTGCTGGAGAACCTGCGGGTCTACCGGAACGACTTCCTCAACGCTCTGAAGCGGGTCCAGCCCTCCGCCATGCGGGAGATCATGATCCAGGTTCCGGACGTCTCCTGGGACGACATCGGGGGCCTCGACGAGGCCAAGGAGACGCTGCGCGAGGGGATCGAGCTCCCGCTCAAGCACCCGGAGGCCTTCCGGCGGCTCGGTATCCGGCCCGCGAACGGATTCCTCCTCTACGGCCCCCCGGGAACCGGCAAGACACTGCTGGCGAAGGCGGTGGCACGGGAGTCGGAGGCGAACTTCATCGCCACCAAGTCCTCCGACCTACTCTCCAAGTGGTACGGCGAGTCGGAGCAGCAGATCGCCCGCCTCTTCCAGCGAGCGCGCCAGGTGGCGCCCACGGTGATCTTCATCGACGAGATCGACTCGCTGGTCCCGCAGCGCGGCGGGATGCTCGGCGAGCCGGCGGTGACGGAGCGGGTGGTCAACACCCTGCTGGCGGAGATGGACGGGCTGGAGGAGCTTCGCGGCGTGGTGGTGATCGGCGCCACCAACCGTCCCACGCTGCTGGACCCGGCATTGCTTCGCCCGGGACGCTTCGACGAGCTGGTCTACGTGCCTGTGCCCGGGGTCGAGGGGCGCCTGCAGATCCTTAAGATCCACACCTCCGGGATGCCGCTGGATGACGACGTGGACCTGCAACGGCTCGCCGACGCCACCCGCGGGTACACCGGCGCCGACCTCGAGGACCTGGTGCGTCGCGCCGGATTGCTCGCCCTGCGGGAGAGTCTCGAGATCGAACGGGTGCCGATGCGCCTCTTCGAGGCCGCGCTCAAGGACACCCGTGCGTCGGTGACTCCGGAGATGGAGAAGGAATACGAAGAGCTGGCGGATTCGCTGAAGCGCGAGTACCCGCGCGGTCGCACGATCGGATTCCAGGCCGCGATGGAGGCTGCGGCGGCGAGGAGCTGA
- a CDS encoding RidA family protein, protein MASMQVIQTPDAPAAIGPYSQGVVHGGVLYTAGQIALDPKSGEIVGESVAEQTEQVLRNLGAVLKAAGASFSTVLKTTVFLRDMNDFVAMNEVYARYFVDHRPARATVQVARLPRDVAVEIELVAAVPESGSQG, encoded by the coding sequence ATGGCGTCCATGCAGGTGATCCAGACGCCCGACGCGCCGGCCGCGATCGGGCCCTACAGCCAGGGGGTCGTGCACGGGGGCGTCCTCTACACGGCCGGTCAGATCGCGCTCGATCCGAAGTCCGGAGAGATCGTGGGAGAGAGCGTCGCCGAGCAGACCGAACAGGTGCTGCGGAACCTGGGGGCGGTGCTGAAAGCGGCCGGAGCGTCGTTCAGCACGGTCCTCAAGACCACCGTCTTTCTGCGTGACATGAACGACTTCGTGGCGATGAACGAAGTCTATGCCCGTTATTTTGTCGACCACCGCCCCGCACGTGCGACCGTGCAGGTGGCCCGGCTCCCGCGGGACGTGGCGGTAGAGATCGAGCTCGTCGCCGCCGTCCCTGAGAGCGGGAGCCAGGGCTGA
- a CDS encoding UPF0182 family protein: MMPRRRRIAVIGFVLLVLVLVGGRLGAEFVEDLLWYRTLNMQGVFWVRWTATVAVRVTLALLFAVGIYINLAVVTRTLGAIRVRRRVGNIEIAEQLPQPYIVAVLLFIAGLSGWWLSAGISDPMAVLAALRHSPWGLNDPFHGHDVSFYVFVLPILDQLQVLCGLLVAWAAILVVSAYAVTGAIKIAGGQLQFSQIALRHLGVLAAIFLVIVAWDLWMDRYGLLLSGNGVSGAIGYTDVHARQPGLLVMSLLSVATAGAVLVGLWRDRRHIALISLAVLVAAGVLSRIVVPALVQKLVVEPNEAARERPYIARHIEFTRRAYQLDDMRTARLPYGGSSPPSDSAVLRAISEAPLWDPRPLHTTFNEKEALYAYYTFSSVHPDRYEGEQVAIGVRELDPSALPSTAQTWQNLHLTYVSGQGVVVASMAAMAQDGSPVYYVRDLGPPSLASGAPLSLQIEQPEIYFGERTLGYVVVEPDAEPMGIPLTSFWRKLVFAWAFQSRNLLLSSSVGQGSKLVYRRSIADRVHRVAPFLRLLPTRGLLPVIHEGRVVWIVDGYTATTSFPLSRRGALEDLQVRYVRNSVKATVDAITGEVRLYVVDPDDPILRTYARFFPGLLEPLDSMPEGLRAHLRYPAPLLELQAAVLGDYHLRDPNLFYARQDVWAASMEIYRAQEQQVGATYATLPLPGTDEPEFLLTLPLSARGRPNLAALLIARNDSDVYGELYLFELPREEVVPGPQQIEAQIDQNPEISQQLSLWKEGGSQVIRGRLLVVPVDSTLIYVEPLFLEANQAATPQLERVILSSGRNVVMRPTLEEAVSALFSEDAPATTPPPPQPVVTLPPQPTGPRSDPSIQRVRRLVEQAEARLRAGDWAGFGESWRALKQLLAEADSTADP; the protein is encoded by the coding sequence ATGATGCCGCGCCGGCGCCGGATCGCGGTCATCGGCTTCGTCCTGCTGGTGCTCGTCCTGGTGGGCGGGCGCCTGGGGGCGGAGTTCGTGGAGGACCTGCTCTGGTACCGGACGCTGAACATGCAGGGCGTCTTCTGGGTGCGCTGGACGGCCACGGTGGCCGTCCGGGTTACCCTGGCGCTGCTCTTCGCGGTCGGCATCTACATCAACCTCGCAGTCGTCACGCGAACGCTCGGGGCGATCCGGGTGCGGCGCCGGGTCGGCAACATCGAAATCGCCGAGCAACTCCCACAGCCCTACATCGTCGCCGTCCTCCTTTTCATCGCGGGCCTGTCAGGCTGGTGGCTCTCAGCCGGCATCTCCGATCCCATGGCGGTGCTCGCGGCCCTCCGCCACTCGCCGTGGGGCCTCAACGATCCCTTCCACGGACACGACGTCTCCTTCTACGTCTTCGTGCTGCCCATCCTTGACCAGCTCCAGGTGCTCTGCGGCCTGCTGGTGGCGTGGGCGGCGATCCTGGTGGTCTCCGCGTACGCGGTGACGGGTGCAATCAAGATCGCTGGCGGCCAGCTCCAGTTCTCACAGATCGCCCTCCGGCACCTGGGGGTCCTCGCGGCGATCTTCCTGGTGATCGTCGCCTGGGACCTCTGGATGGATCGTTACGGGCTGCTCCTCTCGGGGAACGGGGTGAGCGGGGCGATCGGCTACACCGACGTGCACGCCCGCCAGCCGGGCCTGTTGGTGATGTCGCTCCTCTCTGTCGCCACGGCCGGGGCAGTGTTGGTGGGGCTCTGGCGAGACCGCCGTCACATCGCGTTGATCTCGCTGGCGGTCCTGGTCGCCGCGGGCGTCCTGTCGCGAATCGTCGTGCCAGCGCTGGTGCAGAAACTGGTGGTGGAGCCGAACGAGGCCGCTCGGGAGCGCCCGTACATCGCCCGGCACATCGAGTTCACCCGTCGTGCGTACCAGCTCGACGACATGCGCACCGCACGCCTGCCGTACGGGGGTTCGTCCCCGCCGTCCGACTCGGCGGTGCTGCGGGCCATCTCGGAGGCACCCCTCTGGGACCCCCGCCCGCTGCATACGACCTTCAACGAGAAGGAAGCCCTCTACGCGTACTACACCTTCTCCTCCGTCCATCCGGACCGTTATGAAGGGGAGCAGGTCGCCATCGGGGTGCGCGAGCTGGATCCGAGCGCGCTTCCCAGCACCGCGCAGACTTGGCAGAACCTGCACCTGACCTACGTCAGCGGGCAGGGAGTGGTGGTGGCCTCCATGGCGGCGATGGCGCAAGACGGGAGCCCCGTCTACTACGTCCGCGACCTGGGCCCGCCGAGCCTCGCTTCGGGGGCGCCGCTATCACTGCAGATCGAGCAGCCGGAGATCTACTTCGGCGAGCGGACACTGGGTTACGTGGTGGTGGAGCCGGACGCCGAGCCGATGGGGATCCCCCTCACGTCCTTCTGGCGGAAGCTGGTCTTCGCCTGGGCGTTCCAGAGCCGCAACCTGTTGCTGTCGAGCAGCGTGGGGCAGGGGAGCAAGCTGGTCTACCGTCGCTCTATCGCCGACCGCGTGCACCGTGTCGCTCCATTTCTGCGTCTGCTGCCGACCCGCGGGCTGCTTCCCGTGATCCACGAAGGCCGCGTGGTGTGGATCGTGGACGGGTACACGGCCACCACCTCTTTCCCGCTGTCGCGGCGGGGGGCTCTGGAGGACCTCCAGGTCCGCTACGTCCGCAACAGCGTCAAGGCCACGGTCGACGCGATCACCGGCGAGGTACGGCTCTACGTCGTCGATCCCGACGATCCGATCCTGCGGACCTACGCGCGCTTCTTTCCCGGGCTGCTGGAGCCGCTGGATTCCATGCCGGAGGGCCTCCGCGCCCACCTGCGCTATCCTGCGCCTCTGCTGGAGCTGCAGGCCGCCGTCCTCGGGGATTACCACCTGCGTGATCCGAACCTCTTCTACGCGCGCCAGGACGTCTGGGCAGCGTCCATGGAGATCTACCGCGCACAGGAGCAGCAGGTGGGGGCGACCTACGCCACGCTGCCGCTGCCCGGCACTGACGAACCTGAGTTCCTGCTCACCCTCCCCCTCTCCGCCCGCGGCCGTCCGAACCTGGCGGCGCTCCTCATAGCCAGGAACGATTCGGACGTGTACGGTGAGCTGTATCTCTTCGAGCTTCCCCGCGAGGAGGTCGTCCCCGGGCCGCAGCAGATCGAAGCGCAGATCGATCAGAATCCCGAGATCTCGCAGCAGCTCTCCCTCTGGAAGGAGGGGGGAAGCCAGGTGATCCGAGGGCGGCTCCTGGTCGTCCCGGTGGACAGCACGCTGATCTACGTGGAGCCCCTCTTCCTGGAGGCCAACCAGGCGGCGACCCCTCAGCTCGAGCGGGTGATCCTCTCGAGCGGACGGAACGTGGTGATGCGTCCCACGCTGGAGGAAGCGGTCTCGGCGCTCTTCAGCGAGGATGCTCCGGCGACTACGCCGCCTCCTCCGCAGCCGGTTGTGACCCTGCCTCCGCAGCCCACCGGCCCTCGGAGCGACCCCTCCATCCAGCGCGTCCGGAGGCTGGTTGAACAGGCCGAAGCGCGACTGCGTGCGGGCGACTGGGCGGGCTTCGGCGAGAGCTGGAGAGCGCTCAAGCAACTGCTCGCCGAAGCCGATTCTACCGCCGATCCCTAA
- a CDS encoding phosphomannomutase/phosphoglucomutase, which produces MVNPHVFRQYDIRGVVGRDLDTGFAEALGRAFGTMLVRRRGGGSGYTTALGRDNRVTSDDLAAGIRRGLVAAGIHVIDVGTVPTPVLSFAAAELGTDGAIQVTGSHNPPEYNGFKLTIDGRSLYGQAIQDLRALIESEGFVSGEGTTERRDMMPQYIESVAKRFPVQRPVKVVLDCGNGTGSLVGVDLLRAMGPQVEVVPLYCESDGTFPNHHPDPVVDANLQDLIAEVRRTHADLGIAFDGDADRIGAVDDRGEIVRGDILVLLFGLDLLERKGPGQKVVFDVKCSQALPEVLSAAGGVPIMSATGHSLIKQRMKQENAPLAGELSGHIMFGEDYYGFDDALYAAALLISILSRMEQPLSQRLQEFPRYYSTPELRYATTEEEKFDIVRRAVEHFRGSYEVVDVDGARVLFGDGWGLIRASNTEPVLVGRFEARTPERLGEIRDQMESWLRDQGIST; this is translated from the coding sequence ATGGTGAATCCTCACGTTTTTCGGCAGTACGACATCCGTGGTGTGGTCGGGCGCGATCTCGACACCGGCTTTGCCGAGGCTCTGGGTCGCGCCTTCGGCACCATGCTGGTCCGTCGACGCGGAGGCGGCAGCGGCTACACGACTGCGCTCGGGCGGGACAACCGCGTGACCTCCGACGACCTGGCAGCCGGGATCCGTCGCGGTCTGGTGGCCGCCGGCATTCACGTGATCGACGTCGGGACCGTACCCACCCCGGTGCTCAGCTTTGCGGCGGCGGAGCTCGGCACCGACGGCGCGATCCAGGTGACCGGCTCGCACAATCCTCCGGAGTACAATGGCTTCAAGCTCACGATCGACGGCCGGTCGCTGTACGGACAGGCGATCCAGGACCTGAGAGCGCTGATCGAGTCGGAGGGCTTCGTCAGCGGGGAGGGGACGACGGAACGGCGCGACATGATGCCGCAGTACATCGAGTCGGTCGCCAAGCGGTTCCCCGTGCAGCGTCCGGTCAAAGTGGTGCTCGACTGCGGTAACGGCACCGGGAGCCTGGTGGGCGTCGACCTCTTGCGGGCGATGGGTCCCCAGGTCGAGGTCGTGCCGCTCTACTGCGAATCGGACGGCACCTTCCCCAACCACCACCCCGATCCGGTGGTGGATGCCAATCTCCAGGACCTGATCGCTGAGGTGCGGCGGACCCACGCGGACCTCGGCATCGCCTTCGACGGCGACGCCGACCGGATCGGCGCCGTCGACGACCGGGGGGAGATCGTGCGGGGCGACATCCTCGTGCTGCTCTTTGGCCTTGACCTGCTGGAACGCAAGGGACCGGGTCAGAAGGTGGTTTTCGACGTCAAGTGCTCGCAGGCGCTCCCCGAAGTGCTCTCTGCCGCCGGCGGAGTTCCGATCATGTCCGCGACCGGGCACTCGCTCATCAAGCAGCGGATGAAGCAGGAGAACGCGCCCCTGGCGGGCGAGCTCTCCGGCCACATCATGTTCGGCGAGGACTACTACGGTTTCGACGACGCGCTGTATGCCGCGGCGCTACTCATCTCCATTCTCTCGCGCATGGAGCAGCCGCTCTCACAGAGGCTTCAGGAGTTCCCCAGGTACTACTCGACCCCGGAGCTCCGCTACGCCACCACCGAAGAAGAAAAATTCGATATCGTGCGGCGGGCGGTGGAGCACTTCCGCGGCTCCTACGAGGTCGTCGACGTGGACGGTGCTCGGGTGCTGTTTGGCGACGGGTGGGGATTGATCCGCGCGTCGAACACCGAGCCGGTTCTGGTGGGACGGTTCGAGGCCCGCACCCCTGAGCGGCTCGGGGAGATCCGGGACCAGATGGAGAGCTGGCTCCGGGACCAGGGTATCAGCACCTGA
- the rfaE1 gene encoding D-glycero-beta-D-manno-heptose-7-phosphate kinase produces the protein MSPTHPLSAERLDTILQQAEHVRVAVVGDLMLDVYLSGTVSRISPEAPVPVVHVQEERSALGGAANVVANVVRLGAHCDVLGVVGRDAGARAIREALAVLGSGVVRPLLVEYAERPTTTKTRVMARKQQVVRFDREAEEDLPPEAAHELCELVRDSARAADVIVLEDYNKGVLTPAVIRAAMEAARERGIPVVVDPKFRHIFEYRGATVFKPNAFELTSALGVPIRPHDDAWLEDARQRFGCEHLLVTLGEEGMALQSAGSATFRIPTVAREVYDVSGAGDTVTACVAVAIAAGASIQEAAVMANVAAGIEVGKPGVATVSPEELREEVRELIESLS, from the coding sequence ATGTCGCCGACCCATCCGCTGAGTGCCGAGCGCCTCGACACCATCCTCCAGCAGGCGGAACACGTCCGTGTTGCGGTGGTCGGGGACCTCATGCTGGACGTCTACCTGAGCGGAACCGTCTCCCGGATCTCGCCCGAGGCTCCGGTGCCAGTCGTGCACGTGCAGGAGGAGCGCAGTGCGCTGGGTGGCGCGGCGAACGTGGTGGCGAATGTGGTTCGCCTCGGGGCACACTGCGATGTGCTCGGAGTGGTGGGTCGTGACGCCGGTGCCCGGGCCATCCGGGAGGCGCTCGCCGTCCTCGGAAGTGGCGTGGTTCGTCCTCTGCTCGTCGAATACGCGGAACGGCCGACCACCACCAAGACGCGGGTGATGGCCCGCAAGCAGCAGGTGGTCCGCTTCGACCGGGAGGCGGAAGAGGATCTGCCGCCGGAGGCCGCCCACGAGCTCTGCGAGCTGGTTCGCGATAGCGCCCGCGCGGCCGATGTCATCGTGCTGGAGGATTACAACAAGGGGGTCCTCACCCCGGCTGTGATCCGCGCCGCCATGGAGGCTGCTCGGGAGCGGGGAATCCCGGTCGTGGTCGATCCGAAGTTTCGCCACATCTTCGAGTACCGGGGCGCCACGGTCTTCAAGCCCAACGCCTTCGAGCTCACCTCCGCGCTCGGTGTGCCGATCCGGCCCCATGACGACGCCTGGCTGGAGGACGCTCGGCAGCGCTTCGGGTGCGAGCACCTGCTCGTGACCCTCGGTGAGGAGGGGATGGCGTTGCAGTCGGCCGGGTCGGCCACTTTCCGCATCCCCACCGTGGCGCGGGAGGTCTACGACGTCTCGGGGGCGGGCGACACCGTCACGGCCTGCGTCGCGGTGGCGATCGCGGCGGGGGCCTCGATCCAGGAAGCGGCGGTAATGGCGAACGTCGCCGCGGGGATCGAAGTCGGGAAGCCAGGGGTGGCCACGGTCAGTCCGGAGGAGCTGCGGGAAGAGGTCCGCGAACTCATCGAATCGCTATCCTGA
- the dusB gene encoding tRNA dihydrouridine synthase DusB has product MHLDFFQQLRSGRVPLYLAPQAGVSESPFRRLCRSFGADVVVSEFVSSEGIRRRDRRTHEYLRFDDAERPIGIQIFGADPEAMAEAAALVEEVYAPDFLDLNFGCPVKKVVNRNGGSGCLRDLDLVERIIRSVRAAISIPLTVKVRSGWSEEMRNPVEIALRCQDAGAEVLTLHARTRTQMYGGRANWDEIAAVVEALDIPVIGNGDVWTGEDARRMHQHTGCAGIMIARGSHGSPWIFRQARAALSGEPVPADPDVAERFRIVREHAQLAIAYERDEEKAMIEFRKHLGWYTKGLPNGRMLRQELFSVTRLEEAEALLRAYEEQELGVAA; this is encoded by the coding sequence ATGCACCTGGATTTCTTTCAGCAGCTTCGCTCGGGTCGCGTACCCCTGTACCTCGCTCCGCAGGCGGGTGTGAGCGAGTCGCCCTTCCGGCGACTCTGCCGCAGCTTCGGGGCGGACGTGGTGGTGTCCGAGTTTGTCTCTTCGGAGGGAATCCGGCGCAGGGACCGCCGCACCCACGAGTATCTGCGCTTCGATGACGCGGAGCGGCCTATCGGGATCCAGATCTTCGGGGCCGACCCGGAGGCGATGGCCGAAGCGGCGGCGCTGGTCGAGGAGGTGTATGCCCCGGACTTCCTGGACCTGAACTTCGGCTGCCCGGTGAAAAAGGTCGTGAACCGCAACGGCGGGTCCGGGTGCCTGCGCGACCTCGATCTGGTCGAGAGGATCATCCGCTCGGTGCGGGCGGCGATCTCCATCCCGCTGACGGTGAAGGTCCGCAGTGGCTGGAGCGAGGAGATGCGCAATCCCGTGGAGATCGCGCTCCGCTGCCAGGACGCCGGAGCCGAGGTCCTCACCCTGCACGCGCGCACGCGCACGCAGATGTACGGGGGTCGCGCCAACTGGGACGAGATCGCAGCCGTCGTGGAGGCGCTGGATATCCCGGTGATCGGCAACGGGGACGTGTGGACGGGCGAGGACGCCCGCCGGATGCACCAGCATACCGGCTGTGCGGGGATCATGATCGCGCGGGGCTCGCACGGCTCTCCCTGGATCTTCCGCCAGGCGCGCGCCGCGCTGAGTGGTGAGCCGGTGCCCGCCGATCCCGACGTGGCCGAGCGCTTCCGGATCGTGCGGGAGCATGCGCAGCTCGCCATCGCCTACGAGCGGGACGAAGAGAAGGCGATGATCGAGTTCCGCAAGCACCTGGGCTGGTACACGAAGGGCCTGCCCAACGGCCGGATGCTCCGCCAGGAGCTCTTCTCGGTCACCCGCCTGGAGGAGGCGGAAGCGCTCCTCCGGGCGTACGAGGAGCAGGAGCTGGGGGTGGCGGCGTAG